A genomic window from Cherax quadricarinatus isolate ZL_2023a chromosome 51, ASM3850222v1, whole genome shotgun sequence includes:
- the LOC138854162 gene encoding uncharacterized protein gives MTEYSRTDMMECSRADMMECSRADMMECYRAETMECCRADMMECCRADMMKYSREDMTEYSRTDMMECSREDTIECSRADIMECSRVGMMKNSRAEMMCSRADMMECCRVDMTECSRADMTEYSRADMMECSRADMIECLRADMMECSRADMTEYSRTDMMECSRADMMNQYWFFGAPGPGAAGPIAAGPGSAGPDAAGPDQVITGTGRVPGDKVTTAAALSEKCYQYTGLTAINTCCKMLDYAENNGSNILQCANTSTHTQYFTKQRNKQSAASRIQPRWRRTHPATEATIEETAEEENMGGRGQHWVMLGDSHIRNVFELLVKRIISPRVKYRLTSFKKNVWKDIELIYEKPWKYHNETIDVVHLDLPLRLTFHWDPFHHLLADLLHQWLAPPHLLHPPSLLLISDSVLHWVKEIVKTGINRGLIETVKDHQLLGLLKHLKSLSRYTRVVFKYQDYIPANKLVFLSDENMDVYNSFSRFCLVGSEVAVWDSTVPLSSAYSQHCRKYNKISPDRTWRCDDGGHVGYIIIEKYVDMLMNYVCNRFLNLSDDYCIT, from the exons ATGACTGAGTATTCTAGAACAGACATGATGGAGTGTTCTAGAGCAGATATGATGGAGTGTTCTAGAGCAGACATGATGGAATGTTATAGAGCAGAGACGATGGAGTGTTGTAGAGCAGACATGATGGAGTGTTGTAGAGCAGACATGATGAAGTATTCTAGAGAAGACATGACTGAGTACTCTAGAACAGACATGATGGAGTGTTCTAGAGAAGACACGATAGAGTGCTCTAGAGCAGACATTATGGAGTGTTCTAGAGTAGGCATGATGAAGAACTCTAGAGCAGAGATGATGTGTTCTAGAGCAGACATGATGGAGTGTTGTAGAGTAGACATGACGGAGTGTTCTAGAGCAGACATGACTGAGTACTCTAGAGCAGACATGATGGAGTGTTCTAGAGCAGACATGATAGAGTGTTTGAGAGCAGACATGATGGAGTGTTCTAGAGCAGACATGACTGAGTACTCTAGAACAGACATGATGGAGTGTTCTAGAGCAGACATGATGAA CCAGTACTGGTTTTTCGGTGCTCCTGGTCCAGGTGCTGCTGGTCCAATTGCTGCTGGTCCAGGGTCTGCTGGTCCAGATGCTGCTGGTCCAGATCAGGTCATTACAGGTACTGGGAGAGTACCGGGAGACAAGGTTACAACAGCTGCGGCATTGTCTGAGAAGTGTTACCAGTACACAGGACTGACAGCCATCAACACTTGTTGCAAGATGCTCGACTACGCTGAGAACAACGGCAGCAACATACTGCAATGTGCCAACACAAGCACTCATACACAATATTTCACAAAACAAAG GAACAAGCAGTCAGCAGCTAGCAGAATACAACCAAGATGGAGGAGAACGCAtccagcaacagaagcaacaatagAAGAAACAGCTGAAGAGGAGAACATGGGTGGTCGGGGTCAGcactgggtgatgctgggagacTCCCACATCAGAAACGTCTTTGAGCTGCTTGTCAAGCGAATTATCAGTCCAAGAGTGAAGTATCGACTGACTTCCTTTAAGAAG AACGTGTGGAAAGACATCGAACTCATCTACGAGAAGCCCTGGAAGTACCACAATGAAACCATAGATGTAGTTCACCTGGACCTTCCCCTGAGACTCACCTTCCACTGGGATCCCTTCCACCACCTTCTAGCAGACTTGCTCCACCAGTGGCTCGCTCCACCACACCTCCTGCACCCACCATCTCTCCTACTTATTAGTG ACTCAGTCTTACACTGGGTGAAAGAGATAGTGAAGACAGGCATTAACCGGGGCTTAATTGAGACGGTGAAGGACCACCAGTTACTGGGACTCCTGAAGCATCTTAAGTCTCTCTCACGCTACACAAGAGTCGTCTTCAAGTACCAAGACTATATACCT GCGAATAAGTTGGTGTTCCTCAGTGATGAAAACATGGACGtgtacaacagcttcagcagGTTTTGTTTAGTGGGCAGCGAGGTGGCTGTGTGGGACAGTACTGTGCCTCTCTCCAGCGCCTACTCTCAACACTGTcgaaaatataataaaatttcTCCAGACCGGACATGGAGATGTGACGATGGTGGTCATGTTGGCTACATCATTATTGAAAAATATGTTGACATGTTAATGAATTATGTATGTAATAGATTCCTTAACCTCAGCGATGACTACTGCATCACATAG